CGGCCCTGAAAAAGGGGGTGTTTTTTGATTACCTGATGCTCCCCACGGTCAAGAGCAATATCGTGATCTCGGAGCCGTCCAAGGTGAAGGGGATGACGGTCAGAATCGAAGGTATTGATCCTGCGCGATTCCCCGCGCTCAATGGAGACGATCAGACCGTGAACGGGGATAGGGTCGAGATCCGGCGTTATACCGAGGAAGAAGTCAAGAAAGATACTTATGATCTTCCCTACGCAGGGGACGACATGAAACCATACCTTGAACCGACGCCCTGGGTGCAGAGCGATGATCCGAAAATCAAGGAATTCTCAAAGGCTGTTCGGGGCGGTTTGACGGACGCGGCCCTGGTGTCCGGGAGTCTCACGGGAAGGATGTACGGTTGGATACAGGCACAGCCGAGCGCCCTGATTCCTACGGCTCTGGATGCGCACAAATACAGGGCCGGTGAGTGCCTGGAGTATACGGTTTTGTACACAGCCGCGGCCAGGGCCGCCGGCCTTCCGACCCGCATGGTTGCAGGCCTGGTTCCGGTCCGCGGGCTCTTTTATTTTCATACATGGGCCGAGGTCTGGATCGGACGGTGGGTGCCCGTAGATCCGACACGGGGGGAATGGCCGGCCGGCGCCGCACGGATACGGTTTGTCACGGGCGGCATGGAAGATCTTCTCGCTTTTATCCGAGAGATCGGTAAGATACGGATCCAAGTGTTGGAGGTCTTATGATCACCATCAATCATGTTGTCAAACAGTACGGAGGTTATACGGCCGTGGACGGCCTCTGTCTTGAACTCAAGGAGGGAGAGATCTACGGACTGCTCGGTCCCAACGGCGCCGGCAAGACCACGACCATCAAGATGATCATGGGGCTTTTGAAGCCGACCTCAGGGACCATCAGGATCGCCGGGTATGACATCCAGAAAGAACCGATCCCGGCCAAAAAGATGATCAGCTACGTGCCTGACCGGGCGTACCTCTATGAAAAACTGACGGCATGGGAATTCCTCCGTTTCATTGCAGGACTCTATGAACTGGATGATCAGACCTTAAAGGATCGGGGGCAGGAACTTCTGAAACTTTTCGAGCTCGAAAAATGGCAGGATGAACTCATCGGTAACTTCTCGCACGGGATGAAGCAGCGCCTCTGCATGGCTTCGGCATTCCTCAGAAAACCGAAAATCCTGATCCTGGACGAGCCCACGGTGGGTCTCGATCCCAAGGGGGCGAGGCTTTTAAGGGAGATGATGCAGTCTTCCAGGGACCACGGGATGACGATCATGATGTCCACCCATATCCTTGAGATTGCGGAGAAGATGTGCGACCGGATGGGGATCATCCTGAAGGGAAGGCTGATTGCGGAAGGGACCTCCGAAGAAATCCGGCAGCAGGCCAGCATGAGCGGCAGAGGGCTGGAGGATGTTTTCCTCCACCTTACCGGCGGCGAGGAGATGGCGGATCTGATCAAGATCCTGTAGTCACGGTCATTGTCATTCCCCGACTCGATCGGGGAATCCAGATGTCGTCCCACGGCTTGACCGGGGGAACCAGGTCGTAATACTGGATCATCCGGTCAAGCCGGATGATGACGAATCAATGATGCTGTCATTCCCCGACTCGATCGGGGAATCCATGGTTCGACAAGCTCACCATGACAATTGTCACCCTGAGCCTGTCGAAGGGTGGATTGTCCGGTCGGGCCTGTCCTCCGACTTGATCGGGGGACCGGACAATGACAAACAGCCTATTAATATCCGAGGAATTCTCTGTGTTCTCCGTGGTTAGGTTTTGAAAATACTGTAGTCACGAGGTGGAGAGACCATGAAAGAGATCCTGATTTTGCTTGCGCCCCAATGGTGGGCATTCAAGAACCGGATCCTCAGGTTTGACCGGACCCTCTACTTCAGAACCTTTTTCCTCCTGATTTTCGGCGGAGGATTCTGGGGGGGGAGTATCGTTCTGCTGAGCCATGCCTTGTCCCGTCTTCAGAGCCTTTCCCCGGATGCCGGGAGGATCCTCACCTTGAAGGGGCTCTCGCTTTTTATCCTGATCAGCTTCTTCATCCTGATGTTCAGCGGGATCATCACGGCCATCAGCCGTTTCTATCTTTCCCAGGAGCTCCCCATGCTTCTTTCATTTCCTGTCTCACGGGGGAAGATCTATGCGGCGAAGTGGATCGAAACCCTGATCAGCGCATCCTGGATGGTCCTTCTTTTCGGCATCCCCGTGTTCTTTGCCTTCGGGCTCCAGTTTCTCGTGAATGCCTGGTATTATCCCTGGCTCCTCTTTATCCTTGCGGTTTTCGTGACCATACCCGTAGGCATCGGGATATGGCTGACCATCCTGATCATGTCGGTCCTCCCCGCACGACGGGGAAAGAGCCTTTTCGTGTTTTTGGGGTTCCTGATCTTCGCGCTCCTTTATATGCTGGTTCGGTTCATGCGTCCGGAACGCCTGATCAATCCGGAATGGTTTGCCAACCTGACCATGTTTCTGGCCGGCATGCAGGCGCCGGCATCGCCCTTTCTTCCGAGCATGTGGGCCGCCGAAGCCCTGGGTCCCTTTTTCCATACCGGCGAAGGGACTCCCGTGTTTTATGCCGTACTCCTTGCCTCAACCGGGGCGGCCATGATGGTCTTCGGATACTGGACCTTTGAGGCCCTCTATGCCGCAGGGTGGCTCAAGGCACAGGAAGGAAAAAAGGTTTTCTTCACCCTGTCCGAGACGTCCGTGCAGAACCGGAGATGGCTTTCAATCTTCGGGATCTGCCGAATCATCCGGTTTTTGATTTACAAAATGTCCGGCAAAGTCAGACGCGGCCTGTCCGAAAAGGATATTCTCCTTTTCATCCGGGATGAAGGGCAGTGGTCTCAGATTCCGTTGCTTGTCACCCTGATCGTCATCTACCTGTTCAGCATCAAGGCCCTGCCTCTTGAATGGGGGACGCTGGTGGGGCTGGGCATCAAATATATGGTGGCCTTTCTCAATATCGGACTTGTGGGTGTCGTGATGGCCTCGATTGCCGTGCGATTTCTGTATCCTTCCGTAAGCCTGGAAGGAAGGGCCTTCTGGCTGATCCGGACCGCGCCGATCAGCATCCGGACATTTCTCTGGAACAAGTTTTTCGTCAATTTCATCCCCATGCTCTTTCTGACTCTGTTACTGACGGGTATCTCCACGTTCTTTCTCCATGTCAAGACCTGGATGGTCATGATCAGTATGGGCACCGGCGTTCTCCTTGCCGCATCCATCACCGGGCTTTCCGTGGGCATGGGCGCCGCCTATCCGAACTTTGAGGCGGAGAACCTATCCCAGGTCTCAACCGGCCTTCGCGGGACCTATTATATGCTTCTGGCCCTGCTTCTGATCCTGAGCACCATTGCCCTGGAGTCCGTACCCACCATCGGGATTTTTTTAGGCGAGGTCTCCAAGGAAACCCTCCTGACACGCGCCAAGGTGGTCATCGGGCTCTTTTTTGCCGCAGTTTTGCTTCTGAACATGCTTTTTCTCTATCTCCCCATGCGGATCGGAGAGCGCAGGCTCGAAGGTGAGTAAACGGATCTCTCATTCTTCGGATCAAGTGTAGGGCAGGCTCTACGAAGCTTGCCTTGCAATATAGCCTTGCATAAATGAG
This is a stretch of genomic DNA from Nitrospirae bacterium CG2_30_53_67. It encodes these proteins:
- a CDS encoding ABC transporter, whose amino-acid sequence is MITINHVVKQYGGYTAVDGLCLELKEGEIYGLLGPNGAGKTTTIKMIMGLLKPTSGTIRIAGYDIQKEPIPAKKMISYVPDRAYLYEKLTAWEFLRFIAGLYELDDQTLKDRGQELLKLFELEKWQDELIGNFSHGMKQRLCMASAFLRKPKILILDEPTVGLDPKGARLLREMMQSSRDHGMTIMMSTHILEIAEKMCDRMGIILKGRLIAEGTSEEIRQQASMSGRGLEDVFLHLTGGEEMADLIKIL